The following DNA comes from bacterium.
TCAGCCCCGACTATTACTCCCGGAACCGGTCGGAAATCTGTTACGACCCGGACGCAACATGTCCCCGCTTCCTTGACGACCTGCTCCGGCCAGCCTTGCCGGAAGAGGACATCAGCCTGCTGCAGCGCTACGCCGGGCTCTGTCTCCTGGGCGGCAATCCTGCCCAGCGGTTCCTCGTCATCCGCGGAACTGCCGGGGGCGGGAAATCGACTCTTGTGGAGATCCTCGAGACCATCATCGGCCCCCACAACGTGGCACAACTCCGAGTCCAACTGCTTTCCGAGCGGTTCGAGATTGCCGGATTTCTGGGCAAGACACTCCTCTGCGGCAAAGACGTTCCCGGCAATTTCCTGGATAACCGGGCGGCCCATGTACTCAAACCCCTGACCGGCGGAGATCGGCTCAGTGCTGAACAGAAAAACGTCAAACACCGGTTTGAGGTCATCGGGGACTTCGCCGTCATTATCACCACCAACACCCGGCTCCACGTCCGGCTGGACTCTGACACCGAGGCCTGGCGTCGGCGCATGCTCATCGTTGACTTCACCCAGCCCCCAACGGCCAAGCCGATACCGAACTTTGCCCGCGAGTTAGTCCGGACTGAAGGCCCTGGTATCCTCAATTGGTGTATCGAGGGTGCCATGAACTTGATCGAGGAACTCCGTGTACACGGGCGTATCCAACTGACCGAGACCCAGAAGCACCGCGTTGACGGACTACTTTGCGAGTCTGACAGTGTTCGCCACTTCGTTTCCAAATGCGTTACACAAGACCCGTCCGGTGATGTGACCGTGTCAGAACTTCTCACCGACTACAACCTTTTCTGCGATTCCCAGGGCTGGCAGCCCGTTTCAGTTCGCCAGTTCGAAATACTGGTTTGTGATCACATGGTATCGCTCCATCACGCCCACAAACGGACCGACATCCGGCGGAATGACAAGAACCAGCGCGGCTACGCCCACGTCGTTATCCGGGATGGCAAATATGTCGTGGATTCCTTTGAGCCAGACCAGCCTGAACTGGTGCCATTCTGATGGTTATTATCGTGCTTCGTGACCGTATTTTCAGCCTGATCCTGTGCGGGTCAGAGAGAAATATGACTCCAGAGCGGCCAAAAGATCCTGCGGACGCGGCATGGCTGCACCAAGATCCGCCTTCAATGACTTGAGCAGATCCGGCCATTCTTGCGATTCGAGAGCAAACGCGGTGACGAACCGCTGGAGATCGGCGCGCACGGACTCCGCGATCACGGGACCGGTGTTGGCGGGCAACGCGGCGGCCAGGCGGAATACATCGCGGCGATGCTTTCGGATGTCCTTGTCATCCACTTGCTGGCCAGCCTCGCGCCGCTGCGTCAGGTCAAGCCAGGCGCGCGCCTTGAGCGGGATGAGCGCCGCGGCGGTGACGATCGGGAGGTCGCCGGACATGATCCTGCAGTCGAGGATCAGCCGGTAGTAGTCGTCATCCATCAAGATGGCGGAGAGGCTGGAGAGTTCGTCGGCGATGGCAATAGGCACGATTTCCTGACCGGCCGCCAAGTCTAGGCCCTCCGGCTGCCGACTGAAGATCTCGACGATGGCCGGGAAGTCCGGCTCTGTCGGTTTGCTGAAGCGGTAGTAAGTCCGTTTGCCGGTCGACCGGTGGCGGTTGTCGTACTTCCCGGCACGAACGAACTCCCAGAAGCGGGACACGAAGGCTGGCGTCAGCGCCTCGATGATGAGGACCATGTCCACGTCCTTGGTAGGGCGGAAGGGAAGCCCCTGCAGTCCCAACCACTCGTCGCACGCCACTCCACCGATCACCACGAAAGTGTCCGGATGATCGCTGAAGTATTCCCGAAATCTCTGGAGGCCCTTTACCATGGCATGCCCTCCAGAAGGGCGGTCAATGCTTTCTCGATACGTTCGTCGTGTGTGCCGCGCAGGCTCAGATACAGAGACAATCGGTCAACGGTGGGTTCGTCCGACAACAGTCGGGGATCGTAGGCCCAGCACTCCACGCGCGCTTGGGCGTCTTCAGGACCGAGGCATCTGACTATGTCTCCTCGCTCCAACTGGGCCCGATAGTCGGAGCTCTTCATGGCGTAGGTGGGAAGTTCATCATCGGAAACCATGGAAGATGATGCCAAGGCGGTCAGGCCCGCGTGGAGATTCCGCTCGTCCTTGCGAATGAAACGAACCCAATGGCGCGCTTTTACCGGACTCAGCAGGTGTGACTCGGCGCGCCCCCAAAGCTCGCGCATGGGTGCCGGAAACTCCATGTGAGTGCTGCGGCCTTGCTGGATCGACTTGCAGAGCTCCAAGGATTCCAGTTCGATCCGTACGGTGCTCAGGGTCATTGCCGAGTAGCCCAGTTCACCTGCCAGTTCGCGAAGTGAGACTCCCTCGACGTGTCTGCCTAGAAGATGCCGGAGCAGAACCACCTGTGCGGCGGCCGCCAGTCGGCTGACAGGCTGGCTTGTCGTCCGCGGGAAGCGTTCGTGCAAGTCAACCATCATGGGCGGAAGGAATGCCTGGCGATGCGGAACCACGAAGGGTATTCCCAGACGGACGAGTTGCTGTCGACCGTAGGAAGAAACCTGTTGCAGTACCAGCACCACCTCGTTGTCTAAACTGGACCGGAGTGTATTGTGATGCCGCGCGTATTCCGACGGCGTGGCGGTGTCTGTGTCGGGATTTTGGATGGCCAGCAGGGACTGGCGACCGAAAAGCTGAGTCTTCGCCAGTCGGTAATAGCTGCGCAAATAGAGCGGTAGCCTTCCGGATATCTCGCTCTGGACTTCTTCGATGAGGGGGGCGGTGCCGGTTGCTTCCTCTATGTACCGTCTATACTCTGCTTCAAGGTTCACGGGGGTATGTAAATCAATTTCAAACGATAAAGCAAGCAACTTTATCGTATCAATGATTGTTTACATGTGGCAGGATGAATGAATCTGGTTATCCTTGGAAAGCCACCATTCTGACGTAAATACTCTTTGATGACGTTTTAATTTCTGCTATAGATAAATTATGAGTTCACCTGTACGCACAAACATAATCAAGCGACTTCAGTCCTCCTTCCCTCGAGGGAGGCCGATCGACGTCCGCGATCTGACTTCAGTGGGGGTGTATCCCGCATTGGCCTATCGCTATGTCCAATCCGGCTGGTTGGAACGGCTGGGCAGGGGTGTATTCATGTTCGCAGGAGATCAGCTACAGCGCGACCCCAGTTTGGGCGTTCTTGCACGGCGTATCCCTGGCCTCCATATCGGAGGAAAAACAGCCTTGGCTTGGCGAGGCCTAGCGCATAACGTCGCGTTCCGGGAAACACTCTCTTTGTGGGGACCCAGAAACGTGCGCCTTCCGCCGTGGTTTGCCGAAAGATTAGCCTGCCGATACACGAGTCGCGGCCTCTTTGATGCCACCTTGGAGCCTGGGCTTGCTTTGAGCTCACTCCCCGAATCGCCAGGCGGTGTGGCCGTGTCGGAGCCAGAACGCGGGTTACTCGAACTGCTGAGTGAGGTGGGCCTCCGGCAGGAAATCGAAGAGGCTCGGAGTATTATGGAAATGACCTCATTTCTAAGGCCCGAAATCATAATCGCGCTCCTACGGGGTTGCCGCCAGATCAAGACGCTGCGGCTTTGCATCCAATGGTCAAATGAACTCGGCCTGCCATGGGCCGAACAGGCCCGTGATGCGGTTTCCAACCGGCTTGGCAGCAGCCGCTGGGTCAAGCAACTCCCTGATGGGCAAACCCTCATACTCAAGGTACCATGAACAAAACATGAACCTCGCCACCGGCAATTTCTTCTCAGCCTTGTGCTGGCCGAACCCGATTGGAGCCTGATGCAGTGCCCCCATCTGGCCGACCTGCCAGCCTTGCGCTGGAAACTCCAGAACTTGGGAAAGACGGGTTAAGCAATCAAATCGCAAGAAATTTGATCAGCAATCAGATGAATTGCGAGCGCATTTCAAAGCTTGACCAAAGAAGTTCCGAAACTTAGTGGCTGACTATGCCCAAACATTATAAACATATCGAAACGACGATCATGGCTTTTTTCAATGAGAAGGGCATGAGCGTTGAGATTGAGCCCTCGGGATCTCGCGGGCCGGACGTGCGCGGGGTGACATGAGCATATCCCTGCCGGGATTGACGACCTGAGCAATGGCGCCAGAGGGTGGGTTGCCGTTATTTGCGGCCAACTGCGGTATATGGTGAAGAAGGCAGGAATCACGCAGGGGTGGATTGTATACGAGAATTTTGATTCGTTTGAAACCAGTCTCCTGCAAGCCGCATCCTTTCTGAGAGAGAAAAGAATAATCACTTTTCATTCACCTGAGCACATGGAAAATGTAGGATTTCTCCAGGCAGATTACCTTTAAAATCAATTTCGCCAGCGAGACTTCAAAGATCGTTCAGTCCACCACCCTCCGGCCCAGCAGCAAATTACTGATCGGCAGAAGGCGATTGTTACCCGCGATTTGCTGAATCGGCGCCGTGACTGGTGCCGTTCTGGCAGGTATTTCCTCTTCCCGGGTATTCCCATCTACCTCCCAGCATCCGGCTGATACATGCCATGGCGGAAAAGAGATATTGATAGCCAACGACTTACGCGGCAGGTGCCTGTCCCTGATCCCTGATGAGGTTCGGCATGGAGAAGTTGACCCCCGCATTGCCAATGCAGTCGGATATCTTGCCAACGTCATCCTGAAGGCGCTTGAACAAGGCGAAGTCGAAAGCCGACTGGCTGAATTAGAGGCGGCGGTCAAAGGGCACCGCACCCCATCAAACTTAACCATAATGGAGGCATCATGAGCATTGCAACGAGCGAGAAACGTATTGAAACCATAGAAGCGCAACTGACCCCGAAGGAGTGGGCTATCCGGTTTGTCGATGGAATCAGGAAATATCCTTCGCTGGCCGATTTTTCCCGGGCTGACATCAAGGGAGGGGTACTGTTTTGCCAAAAAGCTCAACGGATGCTTATTAAGCAGGGAGAAGCCAGGTTTCCCGAAAAGAAGCAGCTACGCGAACAAAAGATTGAGGTCAAGCGGCTGAGTAGTGAGTATGCCATGCTGAAACATCTGGTATTCACCGTTAATATGGCCATCGGGACCCGGAACGACAAAGCTAAAGCTGAATTTGCGATGTATCAGCTTGCCCTGCAGGGAATAAGCCTGCAGGACGCCTTTACTGAGGCCGCTGAAAAGGCTTATGAATGGATCGTCGGCCAAAGAGGTCATGGTGGGGCGGGGGAGTCACAGCGCGCCGTTCTTGACGAACTGGAGGCATGCCATGCTGATGCCGAAGCGACAACTTATCCGTTTATAGCTGGTTTGGGCGCTGAGACCGTCTTGTTGCTGCCTTTTGACCTGATCTGCCACAAGGCGGCTGTTGGAATCCTGACTGAGTCATATTTTGAGGGGCACGGCATACTCTCCCGGGAAATTGAGGAGGAATTGAATAGCCACATAACGGCGATTGACGACTTAATATCCCAGCACAACGAGAAGCTGACGGTCCGGGGAAGGGATGGGAATTGGTTAAGAATCGATAAAGAGATCATGCCGGCCACTGCCGAGTCGGCCAGGGCCCTGGCGGATACATGGATTCAGGTTGCCCGGGACGCGGCGATCATCGACATTTTAAGCTGGATGCAGGAGTACGCTGAACGTGAATCATACCGCCGTCAGGTTGTCAGGCGTATGCTTGGCGTGGCCGAATGATCCCGCGAATCTCGTTCCTTCGGATATGTTCATGGAAATCGAGGCCTGTGTGGGGGGGGCGAAACGCTGACTTCAGGCTGTTTGATGAGCATTGAAGTGGAGGCCGCTTAGCATCCGGCTGATACATGCCAGGTCGGAAAAGAGATATTGATAGCCAACGATTTACGAGGCAGGTGTCTGTCCCTGGTTTCCCACCGTCATATCGCCTGAGGAATTCCTCGCCTTGCTGGAGATGGAACGCCGATCCAATATGTAGGGACAGGGCTCGATGGCGGTGGATAAGGAACCCCGCACACACAGGGGCGGGCCTTCTTGTAATCGCCGTGATATTCCCTTTGCTGCTGTCTTTGGCTGGAGCCCAGAACAAACTGCCAGTCATCGTGGCCGGGGATATGATTTCACTTCCGCTGGGCAACACTCCAGGCACATTTGTATCTTAACGGGCGAAAACCAGGTCGACGTGCCTGGGCACCCTGGCGGTGGGAACTTGAAGGCGTCAAGGCCGGAGAGAACCGATGCCAATTGCGGGTTCACGGCAATGGCGGAAACCTGCACAAGTTGATCTGCTCCAACCAGGCCCAAGGGTGGCTGGGGTGGGCTAGGTTGTGGCTAAATTAAGTAGCAATAAGCTATCGTCTCGCAAAAGGATCTCGTCAGGCGTGTTCCCAAACGGTGGTCATTACAGAGGCAATTGCGGAGCACCAGCGGACGGAATCAACGCTTACGCTTGCGCCGGTTCACAGGTGGGCTTGCCTTGTTGCGATCCTTCCAGAGGTGGGTGCGGTAGTGGGTGGGGGATTGCCCGATCTCCTGCATGAAGGCCCGGCTGAAGGCATAGATTGAACTGAAGCCGCAGGCTTCGGCAATGTTGGTGATATTCTGATCCGTTCGGCTCAGTAGGGCGCACGCGGCAAAAACCCTCGCCCTGCGGATATAGGACACGACCTTAAGTCCCAGTACCTTCTGGAAGCAGGTCCGGAGATAACTGGTTGATGTGAAAATCTTCTTCGCTACCCCCGTGACTGACAATTCAGGATCGGCGCGATGGGTTTCGATGAACCGGCAGGCCCGCTGCACAAGCCGATGAGCCGGGAGTGCTTGACGTGAGTCCCAACGGACGGTGGGTTGCTGTTGGATCTGTCGGAGCAGACGCAAGAGCAAGATGCTGAGGAGCACAGGGACAGCGTCGGCAGGTTTCTCCGGGTAAGCGGCCTTATATTCCTCCATCAGGTTCGTCACCAGGGGCCAGAGATCCGGAGCAATATTCACGGGATGATTGTGAAAGTCGGCCAGTAATTCAGTGTCCGGCATTTCGAAGGTAATGAAAAGCATAGCGGCGGAGGTGTCGCCATGGGCAAGATAGCGGTGGGACTGGAAGGGGAAAACGAGCAAGGCCTGCCCCGGCTCCAAATCCAGCAGGATGCTGTCCAGCATCAGTTTGATCTCCACCTTCAAGTTGAGAATTAACATGTACCGGTGATGGACGTTGCTTACCTGGCTCACGGGAAACTCCTTGCTGCAAAAAATGAGGATATTGCAGGGAGCGGGCATGCGACTATCAGGAAGACCTATAAAAAAGTTCTCAGGGAAGACGAGTTGGGTCGCCTGTTGTAATACGTCGGGAGGCGGCAGTTGCGATTTAGATAAACTTCTGGTCGTTTTAGCCATTTGTTTCTTCATAACAAAGATTCATGATGGTTTCAATAGATCAAATAAGGAATTGGCCATGACAAAACGACGGTTTGTACAGGTGGGGGTGGGCGGGCGTGGCGAGATGTTCTCGCTGGCGATCACAGGAAAGTACGCGGCGAGTTGTGAGTTGGTGGCGTTATGTGATGTCAACGAGGGACGCCTGAAACTGCGCTCGCAGGAAATCGAAGGCGCCGTGACGTATCAAGTGAAGACCTACCCCGCCGAACAGTTTGAAAAAATGATCGCGGAGATGAAGCCGGATTGCGTCATCGTCACCTGTATCGACCGGGAACACGATAACTACATTTGTCGCGCCATGGAGCTGGGTTGCGATGTCATTACCGAAAAGCCGATGACGATTGATGAGCAGCGGTGCCAACGGATTGTTGACACCCAGCACCGGACTGGCAAGAAATGCATCGTCACCTTCAACTACCGTTATGCTCCGGCCCGTACCCATGTGAAAGACCTGCTGATGTCCGGTGTAATCGGCCGTATTCTCTCGTTGGACTTCCAGTACCTCCTCGATACGAGCCACGGCGCTGACTATTTCCGGCGCTGGCACCGGAACAAGGCTAATTCCGGAGGCTTGATGGTTCACAAGTCGACGCATCACTTCGATGTGATCAATTGGTGGCTATCGTCGATTCCGGTTTCTGTTTATGCCGAGGGGCGTCGAGCCTTTTATACGCCGGAGCAAGCCAAGCGCTATGGGCTGAACAACTGTGGCACGCGATGCAGCGAATGCGTCGAAGTGGAGAAGTGTCCGTTCAAAATGAAGTTTGCTGATCATCCGTTTCTGGCCAAACTCTATCAGGCTAATGAAAAATATGATGGCTACTTCCGGGACCAATGTGTTTTCAGTCCCAAAATCGACATTGAAGATTCGATGAATCTGGTCGTCCGTTATCAGAATGGGGTACTGATGACCTACTGTCTGAATGCCTTTACTCCCTGGGAAGGCTTCCGCGTTGCGATTAACGGGACCAAAGGACGTCTAGAACATTCCTGGGAAGAAGCCGTAGCCAGCAAAACGGGGCAGGTTCCCGGTTCAGGCGAGACGATCACCATTTTCCCCCATTTCGAGCCGCATTACAGTGTGGAGCCTTGGAAGGGCCAGGGCTTGCATGGTGGGGGTGATGAACGGTTGCTTGAGAACATTTTCAATCCCGCCAGCATCAAAGAAGATAAATATATGCACGCGGCGGACTATCGTGCGGGGGCTTATTCCATCCTGACCGGGGTTGCGGCCAACCGCTCGATGGCTACGGGGCAGCCGGTACGTCTGGATAGCCTGATCAAGAATGTTGCGATGCCTGATTTTCCAGCGATGCCCGAGTGATTTTCAAAAAGTTAATTCAATAGAAAAGGTATGCCGTTCATAAATACTGAAGAGTGCGATAGAATGAAGTCGTATGGGGTTCGCCCCTCGGGCTCCATGGGAATGGTACTGGCGATGATGATGGGTGTCACCTCCTCGGCCTATGCACAGTCCCTGAGTGTCACCAACGGACTCGAACTATGGCTGAAAGCGGACGCCATTTCTGGCGCTAACGAGGGTGATGAGGTGGCTACATGGCCGGATGCATCAGGAAACAAGGCCGATGTTAGCGCGCCGGAAAGCAAACGACCTGTATTCCGGAAGGACTTTGCCAATGGAAAACCCGCCCTTGCATTTTCTGGTGGTCAAGGATTGGCCTCATCCAAGCGGTTCTCATTCAAGGACTTTACAGTATTTGTGGTATTCCTTGTCGAAGGATCACCGACCTATTATGAACGATTGGTCGACCATGGATTTACCGATGGGTTTTGGATTGGTCGCGATGGGATGAAATCCGATAGCTGGGGAGGGGGGACACCCGGGGCGAAGTTGTCTCCTTACGGAAATTTTAGCCGTTATAGCCCTCGAAGTCCTGGTTTCATGGTGGTATCGAGGAACGGTATGGTACAAAAAGTTGCGGGACCCCGAATTCGCCGGTGCAGGGAAAGGTCAGTGAGGATAAAACCAAGGAGAATCCCATCGCCATCGGCTATGAACCGAGGTCTGTCGAACGGAATCTTTGCGGTCAAATAGCAGAAGTCCTGGTTTATGGGAGAACCCTGACGGAGGCAGAGCGTCAAAATGTAGGTGGATATTTATGTGGGAAATACACCCTTATGGAATCAGTTGAATCTGAATCGAAATCAGCTGGAGCGGAAGCTGTCCGGCCAATGAAAGATCTGTCGGTCAACGTGGTGAGTTCAAAAGACGGTGCGCTTCAAAAAGCCATTTGTTTTGTTCCTCCCGAGGCGGGGAAAGGCCAGCCAGGGGAGTCAGTGCCACTGTTGGTGTTTTTGCACACTTGGAATGGTACCTACTAGCAGGGGGTTGATATCCTGCCTGAGGTGAAACAGCGGAAATGGGCATTTATAGCCCCTGACTTCCGCGGACCTAACAAGACCCCGCAGGCTTGTGCCTCGGAATTGGCTATCCAGGATGTTCAGGATGCTGTCGCGTATGCGCGGAATCATGCCAGAGTAGATCCCTCCCGGATTTATCTTCTGGGAGGCTCGGGTGGTGGTCATATGGCGTTAATGATGGCGGCGAAAGTCCCGGCGCTTTGGGCGGCAGTGGCGGCTTGGGTACCTATTACCGATCTCGCCCAATGGCATACTGAAAGCCTTGCCAGGACCAATGAATATGCCAGATATCTTGAGCAAACTTGTGGCGGGGCTCCTGGAATGAGTGGACCGGATAAAGAGTACCAGTCCCGATCTCCCCTCTTTCACCTTGAAGCCGCCAAGGGGCTGCCCATCGATATTGGGGTGGGAATCCACGATGGTCACAAGGGTGGTTCCGTCCCGATCAGTCATTCACTCCGGGCATTCAACACCCTGGCTGCGGCGAATAAGTGTGAGGATAAGTTGCTCAAGGAGAGTGAGATTGTGTTCATGACCGAACGCGAGCAAATTCCCCGGGAACTTTTCGGAGAGAAGGAGAATGATTCTGAACGCCGGCGTGCCATACTGTTCCGCCGTGTTGCAGGACCTGTTCGTATTACGGTTTTCGAGGGTGGGCATGAGGGTGAATATACGGCCTCCTATAAATGGTTAGCGCGCCAGCAAAAGGGTAAATCAGTGGTCTGGCGCCCGGAAAATCGTTCAGTGGGTGTGTTGCCTGGGACCGATAATGTCAATCAAGTGGCACGCTGATGATACCGTTACCTAAGGAATGTACATCCGAGTGAAAGGACGTGAGCGAATGTCAGGAATGAAGATGATGACGACGGTAGCGGTGCCACCATGGCGTGAGCCGGCGATACTTGATGAGTTGGTCGCGATGTGTCAGGCGAGCGGGACAACGGATGTTGCCATCATGTACATGTGCCATCCACAGGGATTTCCATTGCTTCAGAAATTCGGGGATTATGCCGCCCAATTTAGACGTATCAAGGTGCGGCTTGATGAAATTGGCGTGCGGTCGGGTATTCTCTTCCAGACCCTTGTCAACCATAGCGATCGGTTGGAGCCACTGTCTCCGGCTCCCTTTCAGCGTATCGTCGGTTATGACGGCACCGGTTGTCCCGCCTGCTTCTGTCCGTTGGATCCGGATTTTCTGGGCTATGTCAATGGCATGGTCACCCAGTTGGCCAAGGCCGGGCCATCCTTCTTTCTGGTGGATGATGATGTCCGGCTCGACAATCATTCTCCCGCCAAGTGGGCGTGCGCGTGTCCTCGTCATATTGAGCTTTTCAACCGGTTGTCGGGGCATTCCTGTACCCGTGAGGAACTGTTTCATATCATGCATCAGGAGGATGAGTCCGGGCGTAAGGCGAGGATTTCGTGGCAACAGGCGGGTGACGAAAGTCTCTTGTCGCTCATGCAAGGAATCCGGTCAGCCATCGATGCCGTTGATCCAACCATACGATGTGGAAAGTGCATCAGTTATGGCAAGCACATGTTCCGCAGTGAGCCCATCATCCGGGCGCTTGCCGGTGGGACCGTTCCGCTGGCAAGGTTGGCGGGGGGCTATTACAGCGCCACCTCCGTATCCGGATTTTCCAATGCCGTCACCCAGAACGCCATTCAGCGCAGTTTAATGGGGGCTGGCATCGAACTCCTGTGCGAGGCAGATACGTTCCCTCACAGCCGGCATGAAACGTCAGTCAAAGGCTTGAGATGTTTTATCACGACGACGCTGCTGGCGGCTGGCGTTGATGTTCCCTACACCTGGATACCGGGCGTAATGGAATGGATCCGCAAGGACGTTGATGCGTATTCGCACATGCTGGGAAAGAGCGCGGGTTATTTTGGTGTCGTAAAGGAAATTGGCAAGAGCGTGACATGGTTGGGCCCCACCGTGATTTACAAGGGCCCTTCCCCCATCAATAAGCCCTGGAGTCAAACGGCCGTGGAAAATGTCGTCGTCGGCCTTTGGGGTAGTTCGGTGTGTGGACGCTTGGGAATTCCCTTCACCTGCAATGATCCGGTAGCCTCCGTCAAGATGTTGGATGGCGACGCCGTCTATGGCCTGACGCGGACAGAGACCGAAGGACTGTTTTCAGGAGGGTTGCTCCTGGATGGGGCGGCGGCCATCAATCTCTCCCGCATGGGGTTCGATGAGTTGATGGGGGTACATGTGCAGGATGGTGATGAGGACTTGCGGTGCGACGCTGAAGAATTCGGGAGTGATCGTGAACTGAACGGGACTTCGACGGGAAAGTCCGAATGGGTAATGCGGTTCAATGCCCGTGACTTGAAGCGCATTACACCGGTTTGTCAAGGAGTCAGGAT
Coding sequences within:
- a CDS encoding type IV toxin-antitoxin system AbiEi family antitoxin domain-containing protein, with product MFAGDQLQRDPSLGVLARRIPGLHIGGKTALAWRGLAHNVAFRETLSLWGPRNVRLPPWFAERLACRYTSRGLFDATLEPGLALSSLPESPGGVAVSEPERGLLELLSEVGLRQEIEEARSIMEMTSFLRPEIIIALLRGCRQIKTLRLCIQWSNELGLPWAEQARDAVSNRLGSSRWVKQLPDGQTLILKVP
- a CDS encoding AraC family transcriptional regulator, whose product is MSQVSNVHHRYMLILNLKVEIKLMLDSILLDLEPGQALLVFPFQSHRYLAHGDTSAAMLFITFEMPDTELLADFHNHPVNIAPDLWPLVTNLMEEYKAAYPEKPADAVPVLLSILLLRLLRQIQQQPTVRWDSRQALPAHRLVQRACRFIETHRADPELSVTGVAKKIFTSTSYLRTCFQKVLGLKVVSYIRRARVFAACALLSRTDQNITNIAEACGFSSIYAFSRAFMQEIGQSPTHYRTHLWKDRNKASPPVNRRKRKR
- a CDS encoding Gfo/Idh/MocA family oxidoreductase — protein: MTKRRFVQVGVGGRGEMFSLAITGKYAASCELVALCDVNEGRLKLRSQEIEGAVTYQVKTYPAEQFEKMIAEMKPDCVIVTCIDREHDNYICRAMELGCDVITEKPMTIDEQRCQRIVDTQHRTGKKCIVTFNYRYAPARTHVKDLLMSGVIGRILSLDFQYLLDTSHGADYFRRWHRNKANSGGLMVHKSTHHFDVINWWLSSIPVSVYAEGRRAFYTPEQAKRYGLNNCGTRCSECVEVEKCPFKMKFADHPFLAKLYQANEKYDGYFRDQCVFSPKIDIEDSMNLVVRYQNGVLMTYCLNAFTPWEGFRVAINGTKGRLEHSWEEAVASKTGQVPGSGETITIFPHFEPHYSVEPWKGQGLHGGGDERLLENIFNPASIKEDKYMHAADYRAGAYSILTGVAANRSMATGQPVRLDSLIKNVAMPDFPAMPE
- a CDS encoding alpha/beta fold hydrolase, whose translation is MKQRKWAFIAPDFRGPNKTPQACASELAIQDVQDAVAYARNHARVDPSRIYLLGGSGGGHMALMMAAKVPALWAAVAAWVPITDLAQWHTESLARTNEYARYLEQTCGGAPGMSGPDKEYQSRSPLFHLEAAKGLPIDIGVGIHDGHKGGSVPISHSLRAFNTLAAANKCEDKLLKESEIVFMTEREQIPRELFGEKENDSERRRAILFRRVAGPVRITVFEGGHEGEYTASYKWLARQQKGKSVVWRPENRSVGVLPGTDNVNQVAR